A stretch of the Agromyces larvae genome encodes the following:
- a CDS encoding glycoside hydrolase family 6 protein: MTPRPLPRALALAAATVAICAIGGITAAPANAADDDGTLQGAELYRNPYSTTLEAAQSLSGQARADAQLLGSIPSADWITKGTPAEAQAAVDEIVDAAAALGQVPTLVVYNLPFRDCSQYSAGGAADTAAYLAWVDGVAAGIGDRDAIVILEPDGLGIIPWNTDGNGNAEWCQPAELDPATAADERYVQVNGAVDRLTALAGTHVYLDGTHTGWLGVGDISARLIRAGVERTDGFFLNASNYEETRKLERYGTWISECIHLSQNSWWEPGWCGSQYYPANPADFDTWTATDATYDQAYADTGLTRDPAAQAHFVIDTSRNGQGPWTAPAGAYPDAEAWCNPPERGIGERPTTDTGDALIDAFLWIKVPGESDGKCYRGTGGPLDPERGIEDPAAGVWFPQQARELVALANPPIAAQTCAIEYLVHGTWPGGFNTQIWVKNTGTTAINGWELEWAFRGDLGVGNGWSADWSQQGSVVTASSLAWNAALAPGARTTIGFIGNGADPATVPWLFELNGAPCTS; this comes from the coding sequence ATGACCCCACGACCACTTCCGCGCGCGCTCGCGCTGGCGGCCGCGACCGTCGCGATCTGCGCGATCGGCGGCATCACCGCCGCCCCGGCGAACGCCGCTGACGACGACGGCACGCTGCAGGGAGCCGAGCTCTACCGCAACCCGTACAGCACCACGCTCGAAGCGGCGCAGTCGCTGAGCGGGCAGGCGCGCGCCGACGCCCAGCTGCTCGGCAGCATCCCCTCGGCCGACTGGATCACGAAGGGCACGCCCGCCGAGGCGCAGGCCGCCGTCGACGAGATCGTCGACGCCGCCGCCGCGCTCGGGCAGGTGCCGACCCTCGTCGTCTACAACCTCCCGTTCCGCGACTGCTCGCAGTACTCGGCCGGCGGTGCGGCCGACACCGCCGCCTACCTCGCGTGGGTCGACGGCGTCGCCGCCGGCATCGGCGATCGCGACGCGATCGTCATCCTCGAGCCCGACGGGCTCGGCATCATCCCGTGGAACACCGACGGCAACGGCAACGCCGAGTGGTGCCAGCCCGCCGAGCTCGACCCGGCGACCGCAGCCGACGAACGCTACGTGCAGGTCAACGGCGCGGTCGACCGGCTCACTGCGCTCGCCGGCACGCACGTCTACCTCGACGGCACCCACACCGGATGGCTCGGGGTCGGCGACATCTCGGCGCGACTCATCCGGGCGGGCGTCGAGCGCACCGACGGGTTCTTCCTGAACGCGTCGAACTACGAGGAGACCCGCAAGCTCGAGAGGTACGGCACCTGGATCTCGGAGTGCATCCACCTCTCGCAGAACTCGTGGTGGGAACCCGGATGGTGCGGCAGCCAGTACTATCCGGCGAACCCGGCCGACTTCGACACCTGGACGGCGACCGACGCGACCTACGACCAGGCCTACGCCGACACCGGGCTCACACGCGACCCCGCCGCGCAGGCGCACTTCGTGATCGACACCAGCCGCAACGGCCAGGGCCCGTGGACGGCGCCCGCGGGCGCCTACCCCGACGCCGAGGCCTGGTGCAACCCGCCCGAACGCGGCATCGGCGAGCGGCCCACCACCGACACGGGCGACGCGCTCATCGACGCCTTCCTCTGGATCAAGGTGCCCGGCGAGAGCGACGGCAAGTGCTACCGCGGCACCGGTGGACCGCTCGACCCCGAACGCGGCATCGAGGACCCGGCCGCCGGCGTCTGGTTCCCGCAGCAGGCGCGCGAACTCGTGGCCCTCGCGAACCCGCCGATCGCCGCCCAGACGTGCGCGATCGAGTACCTCGTGCACGGCACCTGGCCGGGCGGGTTCAACACCCAGATCTGGGTGAAGAACACCGGCACCACCGCGATCAACGGTTGGGAGCTCGAGTGGGCGTTCCGAGGCGACCTCGGCGTCGGCAACGGATGGAGCGCCGACTGGTCGCAGCAGGGCAGCGTCGTCACCGCGTCGTCGCTCGCGTGGAACGCTGCGCTCGCGCCCGGCGCCCGAACGACCATCGGCTTCATCGGCAACGGTGCCGACCCGGCGACCGTGCCCTGGCTGTTCGAGTTGAACGGAGCCCCCTGCACGAGCTGA
- a CDS encoding MarR family winged helix-turn-helix transcriptional regulator produces MADQPRRKPLAEQSTELRLAIMRLSRRLRQERADTELSASQFSALGWIAGEGPLTLGRLAELERVTPPSMNRTVNCLAESGLVAREGAPDDGRKVLVRTTEAGDAIMRETRRRRDAWFAKRFAALSPDERAVLADAADILRRIADQ; encoded by the coding sequence GTGGCAGATCAACCCAGACGCAAGCCGCTCGCCGAGCAGAGCACCGAGCTCCGCCTCGCGATCATGCGGTTGAGCCGGCGCCTCCGCCAGGAGCGCGCCGACACCGAGCTGAGCGCGAGCCAGTTCTCGGCACTCGGCTGGATCGCCGGCGAGGGCCCGCTCACCCTCGGGCGGCTCGCCGAGCTCGAGCGGGTGACGCCGCCCTCGATGAACCGCACCGTGAACTGCCTCGCCGAATCGGGCCTGGTGGCCCGCGAAGGGGCCCCCGATGACGGGCGCAAGGTGCTCGTGCGCACCACCGAGGCGGGCGACGCGATCATGCGCGAGACCCGCCGCCGCCGCGACGCCTGGTTCGCCAAGCGGTTCGCCGCCCTCTCCCCCGACGAGCGCGCCGTGCTCGCCGACGCCGCAGACATCCTGAGGAGGATCGCCGACCAGTGA
- a CDS encoding flavodoxin family protein, with translation MRALIVVESIWGNTEAIAVAIGAGMGPGADVVRIDRAPTEFAADLDLLVVGGPTHAFSMSRADTRKAARDQGASKVPRLGIREWIGKLGTPPRGTRVATFDTRSVDPRLPGSAAKKAMKRLVKLGFEPLAAAESFGVYGYSGPLEEGEIARAEQWGRTLAGRLA, from the coding sequence ATGCGCGCGCTGATCGTGGTGGAGTCGATCTGGGGGAACACCGAGGCGATCGCGGTCGCGATCGGGGCCGGCATGGGGCCGGGCGCCGACGTGGTGCGCATCGACCGCGCGCCGACCGAGTTCGCGGCCGACCTCGACCTGCTCGTGGTCGGCGGGCCGACGCACGCGTTCTCGATGTCGCGCGCCGACACCCGCAAGGCGGCGCGCGACCAGGGCGCGTCGAAGGTGCCGAGACTCGGCATCCGCGAGTGGATCGGCAAGCTCGGCACGCCGCCCCGCGGCACCCGGGTTGCGACCTTCGACACCCGCAGCGTCGACCCGAGACTGCCCGGATCGGCCGCGAAGAAGGCGATGAAACGGCTGGTCAAGCTCGGGTTCGAGCCGCTCGCCGCGGCCGAGTCGTTCGGCGTGTACGGCTACAGCGGTCCGCTCGAGGAGGGTGAGATCGCGCGCGCCGAGCAATGGGGACGCACGCTCGCGGGGCGGCTCGCCTGA
- a CDS encoding transglutaminase family protein → MSRLRVVHRTGFGYAEPATASYNEARMLPNSGGEQFVLQAGLDIRPGATQHAYLDYWGTRVSTFEVLTPHRELSVTATSLVEVQPTPHRRAPELHWEALERARRSTVALVEFSSQTAATTPPDELAALAATIAAEGLPVAETALEVCRAVGEAVEYVTGATGVHSTASEAWAERKGVCQDMAHLAVGALRAIGIPARYVSGYLHPDPSAGVGVTVTGESHAWVEWFDGDWRGYDPTNLSQVGDLHVLVGRGRDYADVSPLRGVYAGPGASELFVTVEVTREA, encoded by the coding sequence ATGAGCCGCCTGCGCGTCGTGCACCGCACGGGCTTCGGCTACGCCGAGCCGGCGACCGCGTCGTACAACGAGGCGCGCATGCTGCCGAACTCGGGCGGCGAGCAGTTCGTGCTGCAGGCGGGCCTCGACATCCGTCCGGGCGCGACGCAGCACGCCTACCTCGACTACTGGGGCACGCGGGTCTCGACGTTCGAGGTGCTGACCCCGCACCGCGAGCTGTCGGTGACGGCGACGAGCCTCGTCGAGGTGCAGCCGACACCGCACCGGCGTGCGCCCGAGCTGCACTGGGAGGCGCTCGAACGCGCTCGCCGCAGCACCGTCGCGCTCGTCGAGTTCTCGTCGCAGACGGCCGCGACGACGCCGCCCGACGAGCTCGCGGCGCTCGCCGCGACCATCGCCGCCGAGGGGCTGCCGGTCGCCGAGACCGCGCTCGAGGTGTGCCGCGCCGTCGGCGAGGCGGTCGAGTACGTGACCGGGGCGACCGGGGTGCACTCGACCGCGAGCGAGGCGTGGGCCGAGCGCAAGGGCGTCTGCCAGGACATGGCGCACCTCGCGGTCGGCGCGCTGCGCGCGATCGGCATTCCGGCGAGGTACGTGTCGGGCTACCTGCATCCCGACCCGTCGGCCGGCGTCGGCGTCACGGTCACGGGCGAGTCGCACGCGTGGGTCGAGTGGTTCGACGGCGACTGGCGCGGCTACGATCCGACGAACCTGTCGCAGGTCGGCGACCTGCACGTGCTGGTCGGTCGCGGCCGCGATTACGCGGATGTCTCACCGCTGCGCGGGGTGTACGCCGGCCCCGGGGCATCCGAACTGTTCGTGACCGTCGAGGTGACGCGGGAGGCGTGA
- a CDS encoding TetR/AcrR family transcriptional regulator, with protein MSEPTTADLLWAPTIGTATRRGPRPRVTLAELVATGIRLADDEGLDAASMQRVADEVGVTKMALYRYVPNRDALIALMVDTAMGPVSASASASGPASEADDPDASPASWQPRLRAWAHAVHDVFAAHRWLLTAAVGARVFGPNELSWTEAGLGVLEELPLTAGERLDTLTLVSAHVRGLVQQETQPDLEAQLAETLGAVLTANADAYPLAAAAFADAATDTAQDAALEYGLDRIIAGIAALIAARQRAPRRS; from the coding sequence ATGTCCGAGCCCACCACGGCCGACCTGCTCTGGGCGCCGACGATCGGCACCGCGACGCGCCGGGGACCGCGCCCACGGGTGACGCTCGCCGAGCTCGTCGCCACGGGCATCCGCTTGGCCGACGACGAGGGACTCGACGCGGCATCCATGCAGCGCGTCGCCGACGAGGTCGGCGTCACCAAGATGGCGCTCTACCGGTACGTGCCGAACCGCGACGCGCTCATCGCCCTGATGGTCGACACCGCCATGGGGCCGGTGAGCGCGTCGGCGAGCGCGTCGGGACCCGCTTCGGAAGCGGACGATCCGGATGCCTCGCCGGCGTCCTGGCAGCCGCGCCTGCGCGCGTGGGCGCACGCCGTGCACGACGTGTTCGCCGCCCATCGCTGGCTGCTGACCGCGGCGGTCGGCGCGCGCGTGTTCGGGCCGAACGAGCTGAGCTGGACGGAGGCCGGGCTCGGCGTGCTCGAGGAGCTGCCGCTGACCGCGGGTGAGCGGCTCGACACGCTCACGCTGGTGAGCGCGCACGTGCGCGGGCTCGTGCAGCAGGAGACGCAGCCCGACCTCGAGGCGCAGCTCGCCGAGACGCTCGGCGCCGTGCTGACGGCGAACGCCGACGCCTACCCGCTCGCGGCCGCCGCCTTCGCCGATGCGGCGACGGACACGGCCCAGGACGCCGCACTGGAGTACGGCCTCGACCGGATCATCGCCGGCATCGCCGCCCTGATCGCCGCGCGCCAGCGCGCACCCCGGCGTTCGTAG
- a CDS encoding histidine phosphatase family protein: MTTFFLARHGETEWHADHRYAGNSDVGLTRHGLGQAAALAAWAVDARLDAIISSPLSRARRSAAPSVETTGLALRIDDRLVEIDFGVGEGLTPEEIADRYPAEWTAFCRAPASSPLPEGESGRAGIARAMPVLDELVAEFPDGRVLIVAHATLIRLLFCELAGMDPDGYRDLLPVLGNCSVTTIVYPWLTESTAAHPNHPRMRLLGFDVPPDRASVVD; this comes from the coding sequence GTGACCACTTTCTTCCTCGCCCGTCACGGCGAGACGGAATGGCATGCCGATCACCGGTACGCCGGCAACTCCGATGTCGGGCTCACCCGGCACGGCCTCGGCCAAGCGGCCGCGCTCGCCGCCTGGGCCGTGGATGCGCGGCTCGATGCGATCATCTCGTCACCGCTCAGCCGCGCCCGCCGCTCGGCCGCACCGTCGGTCGAGACGACCGGTCTCGCGCTGCGGATCGACGACCGGCTCGTCGAGATCGACTTCGGCGTGGGCGAAGGGCTCACCCCCGAGGAGATCGCCGACCGCTACCCGGCGGAGTGGACGGCCTTCTGCCGGGCGCCGGCCTCGAGCCCGCTGCCCGAGGGCGAGTCCGGGCGAGCCGGCATCGCGCGGGCGATGCCCGTGCTCGACGAACTCGTCGCGGAGTTCCCCGACGGGCGGGTGCTCATCGTCGCCCACGCGACGCTCATCCGCCTGCTGTTCTGCGAGCTCGCGGGCATGGACCCCGACGGCTACCGCGACCTGCTGCCCGTGCTCGGCAACTGCAGCGTCACCACGATCGTGTACCCGTGGCTCACCGAGTCGACGGCGGCGCATCCGAACCATCCGCGGATGCGTCTGCTCGGGTTCGACGTCCCGCCCGACCGCGCGAGCGTCGTCGACTGA
- a CDS encoding alpha/beta fold hydrolase produces the protein MPTFTDAYGVHIHYEAHRVDDPSAVIQLAHGVGEHIGRYRELIAALNEAGYSVWADDHRGHGRTGFEQHGGDLDRIGRLGPGGLRATIAAVEQFTDVIREAEGDEVPLVLLGHSWGSLMAQIILNRSAVRYDGAVLTGTAYRTLRWMDPGERLNRRHRHLGTTGAEWLSRDPAVAEAFVADPYTTLTPLRRLFGTIDAMRLLGRPAPAPAIPSELPLLIMVGSDDTLGGEESARRLAQAYVSRSGLVDVEVVVYADARHEVFNELNRLEVRDDLIGWLDERFAVD, from the coding sequence ATGCCCACGTTCACCGACGCGTACGGCGTCCACATCCACTACGAGGCGCACCGGGTCGATGATCCGTCGGCGGTGATCCAACTCGCGCACGGCGTGGGCGAGCACATCGGCCGGTACCGCGAGCTCATCGCGGCACTGAACGAGGCGGGGTACTCGGTCTGGGCCGACGATCACCGCGGGCACGGCCGGACGGGGTTCGAGCAGCACGGTGGCGATCTCGACCGCATCGGCAGGCTCGGTCCGGGCGGCCTGCGGGCGACGATCGCGGCGGTCGAGCAGTTCACCGACGTCATCCGCGAGGCTGAGGGCGACGAGGTGCCGCTGGTGCTGCTCGGCCACTCGTGGGGGTCGCTGATGGCGCAGATCATCCTGAACCGCAGCGCCGTGCGCTACGACGGGGCGGTGTTGACCGGCACGGCGTACCGCACGCTCCGCTGGATGGATCCGGGCGAGCGTCTGAACCGCCGCCACCGGCACCTCGGCACCACGGGCGCCGAGTGGTTGAGTCGCGACCCGGCTGTTGCGGAGGCGTTCGTCGCCGACCCGTACACGACCCTCACCCCGCTGCGGCGGCTGTTCGGCACGATCGACGCGATGCGCCTGCTCGGCCGGCCGGCGCCGGCGCCGGCGATCCCGAGCGAGCTGCCGCTGCTCATCATGGTCGGCTCCGACGACACGCTGGGCGGCGAGGAGAGCGCGCGGCGGCTCGCGCAGGCGTACGTGTCGCGGTCGGGGCTGGTGGACGTCGAGGTCGTCGTCTACGCCGACGCCCGGCACGAGGTCTTCAACGAGCTGAATCGGCTCGAGGTGCGCGACGACCTGATCGGATGGCTGGACGAGCGCTTCGCGGTCGACTGA
- a CDS encoding circularly permuted type 2 ATP-grasp protein has product MGTLFDGYATTSVGTARPGARPWDEMFPADDPAVRDPYRELYPALARMTQDELRGRTEALASSYLAQGVTFDFAGEERPFPLDAVPRVIAADDWAHVEAGVAQRVRALEAFLSDVYGPQRAVADGVIPAALVSSSTHYHRQAAGIVSANGVRIQVAGIDLIRDELGEWRVLEDNVRVPSGVSYVVSNRRVMAQTLPELFTSMRVRPVGDYPNRLLQALRASAPEGVEDPTVVVLTPGVYNSAYYEHTLLARLMGVELVEGRDLFCSGGRVWMRTTAGPTRVDVIYRRVDDEFLDPQQFRPDSVLGAPGLMLAARLGHVTIANAVGNGVADDKLVYTYVPDLIRYYLAEQPILPNVDTWRLEEPDALAEVLDRLDELVVKPVDGSGGKGLVVGPDASRRELDELRSRLVADPRGWIAQPVVQLSTIPTLVEDGLRPRHADLRPFAVNDGDEVWVLPGGLTRVALPEGQLVVNSSQGGGSKDTWVLGGDPPSGPTTGSSPAQTRLASGPLVAHQAAPKTGAMPVVVPDAPNPGGHRLESSPQDDEAPVRQQQQQQQQQQQQQAPRPTNAEAPSC; this is encoded by the coding sequence ATGGGCACGCTCTTCGACGGCTACGCGACCACGTCGGTCGGCACCGCCCGACCGGGTGCGCGGCCGTGGGACGAGATGTTCCCGGCGGACGACCCCGCCGTGCGCGATCCGTACCGCGAGCTCTACCCGGCGCTCGCGCGGATGACCCAGGACGAGCTGCGCGGCCGCACCGAGGCCCTCGCGAGCTCGTACCTCGCGCAGGGCGTGACGTTCGACTTCGCCGGTGAGGAGCGCCCGTTCCCGCTCGACGCCGTGCCGCGGGTGATCGCCGCCGACGACTGGGCGCACGTCGAGGCCGGCGTCGCGCAGCGGGTTCGGGCGCTCGAGGCCTTCCTCTCGGACGTGTACGGGCCGCAGCGTGCGGTCGCCGACGGCGTCATTCCGGCCGCGCTCGTGAGCTCGTCGACGCACTACCACCGCCAGGCCGCGGGCATCGTGAGCGCGAACGGCGTGCGCATCCAGGTCGCCGGCATCGATCTGATCCGCGACGAGCTCGGCGAATGGCGCGTGCTCGAAGACAATGTGCGCGTGCCGAGCGGCGTGAGCTACGTGGTCTCGAACCGGCGGGTGATGGCGCAGACCCTGCCCGAGCTGTTCACGAGCATGCGGGTGCGACCCGTCGGCGACTACCCGAACCGGCTGCTGCAGGCGCTGCGCGCGAGCGCGCCCGAGGGCGTCGAGGACCCGACGGTCGTCGTGCTGACGCCCGGCGTCTACAACTCGGCGTACTACGAGCACACCCTGCTCGCCCGGCTCATGGGCGTCGAACTCGTCGAGGGGCGCGACCTGTTCTGCTCGGGCGGCCGCGTCTGGATGCGCACGACGGCCGGCCCGACCCGCGTCGACGTCATCTACCGGCGCGTCGACGACGAGTTCCTCGACCCGCAGCAGTTCCGGCCCGACTCGGTGCTCGGTGCGCCCGGGCTCATGCTCGCCGCCCGCCTCGGGCACGTCACGATCGCGAACGCCGTCGGCAACGGCGTCGCCGACGACAAGCTCGTCTACACCTATGTGCCCGACCTCATCCGCTACTACCTGGCCGAGCAGCCCATCCTGCCGAACGTCGACACCTGGCGGCTCGAGGAGCCCGACGCGCTCGCCGAGGTGCTCGACCGCCTCGACGAGCTGGTGGTCAAGCCGGTCGACGGGTCGGGCGGCAAGGGCCTGGTGGTCGGTCCGGATGCCTCGCGGCGCGAGCTCGACGAGCTGCGCTCGCGACTCGTGGCCGACCCCAGAGGGTGGATCGCCCAGCCGGTGGTGCAGCTGTCGACGATCCCGACGCTCGTGGAGGACGGCCTGCGGCCGCGGCACGCCGATCTCAGGCCCTTCGCGGTCAACGACGGCGACGAGGTGTGGGTGCTGCCGGGCGGGTTGACCCGCGTGGCGTTGCCCGAGGGGCAGCTCGTGGTGAACTCGAGCCAGGGCGGCGGATCGAAGGACACCTGGGTGCTCGGCGGCGATCCGCCGTCGGGGCCGACCACCGGGTCGTCGCCCGCGCAGACCCGCCTCGCGTCGGGCCCGCTCGTCGCGCACCAGGCGGCGCCGAAGACGGGGGCGATGCCGGTCGTCGTGCCGGATGCCCCGAACCCGGGCGGGCACCGCCTCGAGTCGTCCCCGCAGGACGACGAGGCGCCCGTGCGCCAGCAACAGCAACAGCAACAGCAACAGCAACAGCAACAGGCGCCCCGACCGACGAACGCGGAGGCCCCCTCATGCTGA
- a CDS encoding alpha-E domain-containing protein — translation MLSRIAESLFWIGRYLERSDGTARILDVHLQLLLEDPWIDEDTACRALMSVMGSVPDDDVHLTPADLIALLGVDRSHPASIAHAVASARENARRAREIVSTELWEALNETNARMPRRVATDKTHEFFRWVRDRTALALGVVDSASSRDEAWQFFSLGRAIERADMTARLLATRELTEASGPSWTTLLRSCGGYESYLRSYRGLPSTQSAAEFLLLDRLFPRSVIASVTRAEESLREIDPRAGRVGVTDQAQRLLGQIRSELEYRPIAEIIDELSDQMEHVQAVVSGASEAIRRRYFPASAVPVWTGEVS, via the coding sequence ATGCTGAGCCGCATCGCCGAATCGCTCTTCTGGATCGGCCGCTACCTCGAGCGCAGCGACGGCACCGCGCGCATCCTCGACGTGCACCTGCAGCTGCTCCTCGAGGACCCGTGGATCGACGAGGACACCGCATGCCGCGCACTCATGTCGGTCATGGGCAGCGTGCCCGACGACGACGTGCACCTCACCCCCGCCGACCTGATCGCCCTGCTCGGCGTCGACCGGAGTCATCCGGCCTCGATCGCGCACGCCGTGGCATCCGCTCGTGAGAACGCCCGCCGCGCCCGCGAGATCGTCTCGACCGAGCTGTGGGAGGCGCTCAACGAGACCAACGCGCGGATGCCCCGTCGGGTGGCGACCGACAAGACGCACGAGTTCTTCCGCTGGGTGCGCGACCGCACCGCGCTCGCGCTCGGCGTCGTCGACTCGGCGTCGAGCCGCGACGAGGCGTGGCAGTTCTTCTCGCTCGGCCGCGCGATCGAACGCGCCGACATGACGGCTCGACTGCTCGCCACACGCGAGCTCACCGAGGCATCCGGCCCCAGCTGGACGACCCTGCTGCGCAGCTGCGGCGGCTACGAGTCGTACCTGCGCAGCTACCGGGGTCTGCCGTCGACGCAGTCGGCGGCCGAGTTCCTGCTGCTCGATCGGCTGTTCCCGCGGTCGGTGATCGCGAGCGTCACCCGCGCCGAGGAGTCGCTGCGCGAGATCGACCCGCGTGCCGGACGGGTCGGCGTCACCGACCAGGCGCAGCGGCTGCTCGGGCAGATCCGATCCGAGCTCGAGTACCGGCCGATCGCCGAGATCATCGACGAGCTGAGCGACCAGATGGAGCACGTGCAGGCCGTGGTGTCGGGCGCGAGCGAGGCGATCCGGCGCAGGTACTTCCCGGCGAGCGCCGTACCGGTGTGGACGGGGGAGGTGTCATGA
- a CDS encoding FAD-dependent monooxygenase, with amino-acid sequence MKVLISGASIAGPAVAFWLSRSGHDVTVVEQAPALRAGGQAVDFKGATHRRVLERMGLWDAIHDLRTPAVDAHFVDATGRTNAVMPHTFSGGDVEIARGDLAHLMYEHTADRVEYVFGDRIERMHEHADGIDVEFRSGRTGRFDLVVGADGVHSGVRRLAFGPEQQFVKYLGYSYAVVGGAKAAAEASDRPAGDAPGAPDAPGVPTQPGLWYNEPGRLAVIGGPKAPDFFVFASDDPGALRHDVDAQKRLIADAYAGAGWRVPEMLERLATADEFYLDGLNRVHLDRFTSGRVVLVGDAGYANTLGGFGTGLSIVGAYVLAGELAAAGGDHRVAFANYDERMLRYSKVARSGNAGPFLAPPSRWRIAMRDLTFKNRLMLAGMMKLTDMFANDIALPEYREVAASGAVR; translated from the coding sequence ATGAAGGTCCTCATCTCAGGCGCGAGCATCGCCGGCCCCGCGGTCGCGTTCTGGCTCTCGCGCAGCGGTCACGACGTCACCGTGGTGGAGCAGGCGCCCGCCCTGCGCGCCGGCGGCCAGGCCGTCGACTTCAAAGGCGCGACGCATCGGCGGGTGCTCGAGCGCATGGGCCTGTGGGACGCGATCCACGACCTGCGCACCCCCGCCGTCGACGCGCACTTCGTCGACGCGACCGGGCGCACGAACGCCGTCATGCCCCACACCTTCAGCGGCGGCGACGTCGAGATCGCCCGCGGCGACCTCGCGCACCTGATGTACGAGCACACCGCCGACCGCGTCGAGTACGTCTTCGGCGACCGCATCGAGCGGATGCACGAGCACGCCGACGGCATCGACGTCGAGTTCCGCAGCGGACGCACCGGCCGGTTCGACCTCGTGGTCGGCGCCGACGGCGTGCACTCGGGCGTGCGGCGGCTCGCGTTCGGGCCCGAGCAGCAGTTCGTGAAGTACCTCGGGTACTCGTACGCGGTGGTCGGCGGTGCGAAGGCGGCGGCCGAGGCATCCGATCGCCCCGCCGGAGACGCACCGGGCGCGCCCGACGCGCCCGGCGTGCCCACCCAGCCGGGCCTCTGGTACAACGAACCGGGCAGGCTCGCCGTCATCGGCGGCCCGAAGGCGCCCGACTTCTTCGTCTTCGCCTCCGACGACCCAGGCGCCCTCCGACACGACGTCGACGCCCAGAAGCGCCTCATCGCCGACGCGTACGCCGGCGCGGGCTGGCGCGTGCCCGAGATGCTCGAGCGCCTCGCGACCGCCGACGAGTTCTACCTCGACGGCCTGAACCGCGTGCACCTCGACCGGTTCACGAGCGGGCGGGTCGTGCTCGTCGGCGACGCCGGGTACGCGAACACCCTCGGCGGATTCGGCACCGGGCTCTCGATCGTCGGCGCCTACGTGCTGGCCGGCGAACTCGCCGCGGCCGGCGGCGACCACCGGGTCGCGTTCGCGAACTACGACGAGCGGATGCTCCGCTACTCGAAGGTCGCCCGCAGCGGCAACGCCGGGCCGTTCCTCGCGCCGCCGAGCCGGTGGCGCATCGCGATGCGCGACCTCACCTTCAAGAACCGGCTCATGCTCGCCGGCATGATGAAGCTCACCGACATGTTCGCCAACGACATCGCGCTGCCCGAGTATCGGGAGGTCGCGGCATCCGGCGCGGTTCGCTGA
- a CDS encoding lipoate--protein ligase family protein produces MPPFHGEYKVPGGKLVVVDFDVVDDVIRAPRVAGDFFLEPDEALGDIDAALEGLPAASDAKQIAAAISAGLRDGAVMLGFSAEAVAVAVRRALTDARSWTDYEWEIVHDAAVPPRLHLALDEVLATRVGEGRRKPTLRFWEWDESAVVIGSFQSVKNEVDPEGAEKYGFEVVRRISGGGAMMMEKGNVVTYSLYVPAELVQGLSFADSYAFLDDWVLQGLRSIGVEATYQPLNDIASPLGKIGGAAQKRLGSGGVLHHVTMAYDLDNEKMLEVLRIGREKISDKGIASAAKRVDPLRSQTGLSRAAIIEALKHTFAALYGAKPGAVTADELAEAEALVASKFSTPDWLYRVP; encoded by the coding sequence ATGCCCCCATTCCACGGCGAGTACAAGGTTCCCGGCGGCAAGCTCGTGGTCGTCGATTTCGATGTCGTCGACGACGTGATCCGCGCCCCGCGCGTCGCGGGCGACTTCTTCCTCGAGCCCGACGAGGCGCTGGGCGACATCGACGCCGCGCTCGAGGGCCTGCCCGCGGCATCCGATGCGAAGCAGATCGCGGCTGCGATCTCGGCGGGCCTGCGCGACGGGGCCGTGATGCTCGGCTTCTCGGCCGAGGCCGTCGCGGTCGCGGTGCGTCGCGCGCTCACCGACGCCCGCAGCTGGACCGACTACGAGTGGGAGATCGTGCACGACGCGGCGGTGCCGCCGCGCCTGCACCTCGCGCTCGACGAGGTGCTCGCCACGCGCGTCGGCGAGGGGCGCCGCAAGCCGACCCTGCGGTTCTGGGAGTGGGACGAGTCAGCCGTGGTGATCGGCTCGTTCCAGTCGGTGAAGAACGAGGTCGACCCCGAGGGCGCCGAGAAGTACGGCTTCGAGGTCGTGCGACGCATCTCGGGAGGCGGCGCGATGATGATGGAGAAGGGCAACGTCGTCACCTACTCGCTGTACGTGCCCGCCGAGCTCGTGCAGGGGCTGAGCTTCGCCGACTCGTACGCGTTCCTCGACGACTGGGTGCTGCAGGGGCTGCGCTCGATCGGCGTCGAGGCGACGTACCAGCCGTTGAACGACATCGCGTCTCCGCTCGGCAAGATCGGCGGCGCCGCGCAGAAGCGCCTCGGCTCGGGCGGTGTGCTGCATCACGTGACGATGGCGTACGACCTCGACAACGAGAAGATGCTCGAGGTGCTGCGCATCGGCCGCGAGAAGATCAGCGACAAGGGCATCGCGTCGGCGGCCAAGCGCGTCGACCCGCTGCGCTCGCAGACCGGGCTCAGCCGTGCGGCGATCATCGAGGCGCTGAAGCACACGTTCGCCGCGCTCTACGGCGCGAAGCCCGGCGCGGTCACCGCCGACGAGCTCGCCGAGGCCGAGGCGCTGGTCGCGTCGAAGTTCTCCACCCCCGACTGGCTGTACCGGGTTCCCTGA